In Paenibacillus kyungheensis, the following are encoded in one genomic region:
- a CDS encoding family 43 glycosylhydrolase, translating to MLNKNVYIISVLVFVLLLLTVLPVQAQAASTTFINPVAPYSSADPFVMKHTDGYYYFVHTSQNWDKIDITRSSSLSGIGNGERKTVFTRSTANCIGANCYSSNIWAPELNYIDGAWYLYFSAGSSETGTPNQRMWVIKNTSANPLQGTWSAPIKLKDSNDWWSIDHTVANINGQLYIAWSQIAPNQPQQIAIAKMSSPTAIQGKATIISSPTYAWETSGGTVNEAPAFITHGSKVNLTFSASGCWTDDYKLGLLSANLTADLTVASNWTKSANPVFQKTNTVFGPGHNSFVKSPDGKEDWIVYHANDGSGQGCAEQRTTRIQKISWNGDTPVLGSPVSSATAVTRPSGEGTGDILYRIKNKNSSKVLAVFNASTAEGANILQWTYNGTGDQRWALDPVSGGFFNLRASHSGRLAGVTGASTADGADVAQFASTGATSQQWSFTPTQNQYFEIKNRNSGKLLDVTNGSLDDGGDVKQWSDLNNTIQQWIFERVN from the coding sequence ATGTTAAATAAGAATGTTTATATAATATCTGTATTAGTGTTTGTTTTGCTTCTATTAACGGTTTTACCTGTTCAAGCACAAGCTGCATCGACCACATTTATTAATCCAGTAGCACCTTACTCATCGGCCGATCCTTTTGTTATGAAGCATACCGATGGTTATTATTATTTTGTGCATACGTCGCAGAATTGGGACAAAATAGATATTACTCGTTCTTCTTCATTAAGCGGAATCGGAAATGGAGAGCGCAAAACAGTGTTTACCAGGTCAACAGCGAACTGTATAGGCGCTAATTGCTATTCTAGCAATATTTGGGCACCGGAATTAAATTATATTGATGGCGCATGGTATCTGTATTTTTCAGCAGGAAGTAGTGAAACAGGTACACCGAATCAACGGATGTGGGTGATTAAAAATACCAGTGCGAATCCGTTACAAGGCACATGGTCGGCACCGATTAAATTGAAAGATAGCAATGATTGGTGGTCGATCGACCATACGGTGGCTAACATCAATGGACAATTATATATCGCATGGTCACAGATCGCTCCGAACCAACCGCAACAGATCGCTATTGCCAAAATGAGTAGCCCTACAGCGATTCAAGGCAAAGCAACTATTATTTCTAGTCCCACGTATGCATGGGAGACTTCCGGTGGAACAGTGAATGAAGCTCCTGCTTTTATTACGCATGGCTCCAAAGTCAATCTAACCTTTTCAGCCAGTGGATGTTGGACAGATGATTACAAGTTAGGTCTACTCAGTGCTAATCTTACTGCTGATCTAACCGTTGCTAGCAACTGGACGAAAAGTGCTAATCCTGTTTTTCAGAAAACAAATACTGTTTTTGGACCCGGTCATAATAGCTTTGTCAAATCACCAGACGGCAAAGAAGATTGGATCGTCTACCATGCCAATGATGGTTCAGGTCAAGGATGTGCAGAACAACGAACGACTCGTATTCAGAAAATAAGTTGGAATGGAGATACTCCTGTGTTGGGATCACCGGTAAGTTCTGCTACAGCAGTTACTCGTCCTTCTGGTGAAGGTACAGGCGATATTTTGTACCGTATTAAAAATAAAAACAGCAGTAAAGTATTGGCTGTATTCAATGCTTCTACCGCAGAAGGCGCTAATATTCTGCAATGGACATACAATGGTACAGGAGATCAACGATGGGCGCTTGATCCTGTATCTGGTGGATTTTTTAACTTGCGAGCCAGTCATAGTGGGCGGTTAGCTGGAGTAACCGGAGCAAGCACAGCAGATGGAGCAGATGTTGCACAATTTGCTTCAACAGGCGCGACCAGTCAACAATGGAGCTTTACCCCGACACAGAATCAATATTTTGAAATTAAAAATCGTAATAGTGGCAAATTACTAGATGTGACCAATGGAAGTTTGGATGATGGTGGCGATGTCAAACAATGGAGCGATCTGAATAATACGATACAACAGTGGATTTTTGAACGAGTGAATTAA
- a CDS encoding cell wall hydrolase produces MKKLPALLISCACLFGTATVATPAHALMLTQGMQNEHVSQVQEQLASRGYFHVGVTGYYGQITSKAVKNFQRDHGLIADGVAGPATLAKLNPSGKVSNHSLNMLAKIIYAEARGESFRGQIAVGAVVLNRVQSNQFPNSISAVILQPGQFTAVQDGQYGMKPNQMAYDAARQALNGVDPTNGSLYYYNPKIATSSWSIARPKVISLGQHTFTN; encoded by the coding sequence ATGAAAAAATTACCCGCTCTTCTTATATCTTGTGCATGTTTGTTCGGTACAGCTACGGTGGCTACGCCAGCCCATGCATTAATGCTGACACAAGGTATGCAAAATGAACATGTAAGTCAGGTACAGGAGCAACTGGCTTCACGCGGATATTTTCATGTTGGCGTTACCGGTTATTACGGTCAAATTACCAGCAAAGCCGTTAAAAATTTCCAAAGAGACCATGGTCTAATTGCAGATGGAGTCGCTGGCCCTGCTACATTAGCGAAGCTCAATCCATCGGGTAAAGTGAGCAATCATTCACTCAATATGCTAGCTAAAATTATTTATGCTGAAGCTCGTGGTGAATCATTCCGCGGACAAATAGCGGTAGGCGCAGTCGTGCTAAATCGTGTACAATCCAATCAATTCCCTAATTCGATCTCTGCTGTCATTCTACAACCAGGGCAATTTACAGCTGTTCAAGATGGACAGTATGGCATGAAGCCGAATCAGATGGCTTATGATGCAGCAAGACAAGCATTAAATGGGGTTGATCCGACTAACGGTTCACTGTACTATTACAATCCTAAGATTGCGACATCCAGCTGGAGTATTGCACGTCCTAAAGTGATTTCTTTAGGTCAACATACATTTACGAACTAA
- a CDS encoding amino acid permease — translation MNVKEEASLQKKLRPRHITFMAMGGVIGTGIFKGSSETIGLAGPGVIFTYIFAGILLLVVMGAIAEMATVYPNMNMKDFIRQAFDERLSFIVGWLYCFMWLSVCVIEVIAAGSFLQYWMPDVPLWILSLASAVFILLINTMSVGNLGEVEFWLAGIKIGMIIIFIVLGGLLLFGIIPSDPTPYLSNFTAHGGFFPNGWTAIISALLVVMFSYGGSELIGLTLTETENADKILPKVVKSFILRVVLFYTLPILVICGLIPWNQLSDQTSPFVQVLSSTGLQGAAHIMNFILITAVLSAANSGIYGATRMLHSLATNNEAPKALAKTSAKGVPINSLILCAVVLLGGSMLAYVAQDQVFGILLAVPGFVVLLVWISICLSQLKLRRSYPTQPTFRIWGYPYITGITTLCLMIIAVLFIFDANNRISIGACLIFLAFLIVWSIFKFRKSAH, via the coding sequence TTGAACGTCAAAGAAGAAGCTTCATTGCAGAAAAAATTACGTCCACGTCATATTACATTTATGGCTATGGGTGGCGTGATCGGAACAGGGATTTTTAAAGGAAGTAGCGAAACGATAGGATTAGCAGGACCCGGGGTTATTTTCACCTACATTTTCGCAGGTATATTGCTATTAGTAGTAATGGGTGCTATTGCTGAAATGGCTACCGTTTATCCTAATATGAATATGAAAGACTTTATCCGCCAAGCGTTTGACGAACGATTATCTTTTATTGTGGGCTGGTTGTACTGCTTTATGTGGTTATCGGTCTGTGTGATAGAAGTTATTGCTGCGGGTAGCTTTCTTCAGTACTGGATGCCTGATGTACCACTCTGGATACTCAGTCTAGCAAGTGCTGTTTTTATTTTGTTAATTAATACGATGAGTGTTGGTAATCTAGGCGAAGTTGAATTCTGGCTTGCAGGGATCAAAATAGGAATGATTATTATTTTTATCGTACTAGGTGGTTTGTTGTTATTTGGTATTATTCCTAGTGATCCTACACCTTACTTGAGCAATTTTACAGCTCATGGTGGATTTTTCCCTAACGGGTGGACAGCTATTATATCTGCTTTGCTCGTCGTCATGTTCTCTTACGGTGGCTCTGAACTGATCGGACTGACATTAACCGAAACAGAAAATGCAGATAAAATTTTACCTAAAGTAGTAAAAAGTTTTATTTTGCGTGTTGTTTTATTCTATACCTTACCGATTCTAGTCATCTGTGGATTGATTCCGTGGAACCAGCTTAGTGACCAGACCAGTCCATTTGTACAAGTATTATCTTCTACAGGGCTACAAGGTGCAGCTCATATTATGAACTTTATTCTGATTACAGCTGTATTGTCTGCTGCCAACTCTGGAATCTATGGAGCAACGCGGATGTTACATTCACTGGCTACGAATAATGAAGCACCCAAAGCACTTGCCAAAACATCTGCAAAAGGAGTCCCTATCAACAGTCTGATTTTGTGTGCTGTTGTGCTTTTAGGTGGATCTATGCTGGCTTATGTAGCACAGGATCAAGTATTCGGCATTTTGCTTGCAGTACCCGGCTTTGTCGTGTTGTTAGTATGGATTAGTATCTGTCTGTCTCAATTAAAATTAAGACGTTCTTATCCGACTCAACCTACATTCCGTATCTGGGGTTATCCTTATATTACAGGGATTACTACGCTGTGCCTGATGATTATTGCAGTGTTGTTTATATTTGATGCTAATAATCGAATCAGTATTGGAGCTTGCTTGATCTTCCTGGCTTTCCTGATTGTATGGTCTATCTTTAAGTTCCGCAAATCTGCTCATTAA
- a CDS encoding PhzF family phenazine biosynthesis protein yields MDIQVYTLDAFSYQNQGGNPAGVVLEASHLSTVQMQYIAKQLGFSETAFILPSTVADYRIRYFTPNHEVDLCGHATIASFYLMVTQNHIVAGHYRIETLAGILDVHIEDDHHVFLTQTPPQFDIEINRQEIADSLGIAVDELYEEAPVQIVSTGLRDIIVPIRSLHTLQRITPNFDRIKRISQTYNVVGYHLFTLDTHSDAIAQCRNFAPLYDIPEESATGTSTGALMCYLHQYNLIPATSTSPFVFEQGYTMNVPSQLLVTIQLHDDGAIKQVQVGGLASNMQQHIMTVET; encoded by the coding sequence ATGGACATTCAAGTGTATACATTAGATGCTTTTTCGTATCAAAATCAAGGCGGTAACCCGGCAGGTGTAGTGTTAGAAGCAAGTCATTTATCGACTGTACAAATGCAATATATTGCCAAGCAATTAGGATTTTCTGAGACTGCTTTTATTCTACCTTCTACTGTTGCTGATTATCGAATTCGTTATTTCACACCTAATCATGAAGTCGATTTATGCGGACATGCTACGATTGCTAGCTTTTACTTAATGGTAACGCAAAATCATATCGTTGCAGGTCACTATCGCATAGAAACGTTAGCAGGCATACTGGATGTGCATATTGAAGATGATCATCATGTCTTTTTGACACAGACACCGCCTCAATTTGATATCGAAATCAATCGACAAGAGATAGCAGATTCGTTAGGAATCGCTGTAGACGAATTATACGAAGAAGCACCTGTGCAGATCGTATCGACAGGATTACGTGATATTATTGTCCCTATCCGTTCATTACATACATTACAACGTATAACTCCCAATTTTGACCGTATTAAGCGTATTTCTCAAACGTATAATGTTGTCGGATATCATCTATTTACACTGGATACGCATAGTGATGCTATCGCACAATGTCGTAATTTTGCTCCACTATACGATATTCCCGAAGAGAGTGCTACAGGAACATCGACAGGGGCATTAATGTGTTATTTGCATCAATATAACTTGATTCCGGCAACAAGTACTTCACCCTTTGTATTTGAACAAGGATATACGATGAACGTGCCTTCACAATTGCTTGTTACTATACAACTGCATGATGACGGTGCTATTAAGCAGGTACAAGTAGGAGGTCTTGCCTCCAATATGCAGCAACATATTATGACTGTGGAGACGTAA
- a CDS encoding exodeoxyribonuclease III, whose amino-acid sequence MKLISWNVNGLRAAVKKGFNEYFDQMDADIFCIQESKLQAGQIELDHGDRYQQYWNYAVKKGYSGTAIFTKIAPLSVHYGLEENFEEEGRMITLEFQHFYLVNVYTPNAKRDLTRLPYRLKWEDRFRQYVQQLDQVKPVIICGDLNVAHLDIDVKNAKSNHGNSGFTTEERGKMTELLNTGFIDTFRYFYPDTTDVYSWWSYMSKVRERNIGWRIDYFIASARLAPYLADASIDHQIMGSDHCPIILQINDFTDVPANSSVQ is encoded by the coding sequence ATGAAATTAATATCTTGGAATGTAAATGGACTGCGTGCCGCCGTAAAAAAAGGATTTAATGAGTATTTTGATCAGATGGATGCTGATATTTTCTGTATCCAAGAATCCAAGTTGCAAGCCGGTCAGATTGAACTGGATCATGGGGATCGGTATCAACAATACTGGAATTATGCTGTCAAAAAAGGATATTCTGGCACAGCTATTTTTACCAAAATCGCACCTCTTTCTGTTCATTACGGGCTAGAAGAGAATTTTGAAGAAGAAGGTCGGATGATCACGTTAGAATTTCAACATTTCTACCTTGTGAATGTCTATACCCCTAATGCCAAACGTGACTTAACACGCCTCCCGTATCGTTTAAAATGGGAAGATCGCTTTCGTCAATATGTTCAGCAATTGGATCAGGTCAAGCCAGTTATTATTTGCGGGGATCTCAATGTGGCTCATCTTGATATCGATGTCAAAAATGCCAAGTCTAATCATGGCAATTCAGGCTTCACGACTGAAGAACGCGGTAAAATGACTGAATTGTTGAACACTGGCTTTATCGATACATTCCGTTATTTCTACCCAGATACTACTGATGTATATAGCTGGTGGTCGTATATGTCCAAAGTACGTGAGCGTAATATCGGATGGCGGATTGATTATTTTATAGCTTCTGCACGTCTAGCTCCTTATCTTGCTGATGCTTCAATAGATCATCAGATTATGGGTAGCGATCATTGCCCGATTATTTTGCAGATAAATGATTTTACAGATGTGCCTGCAAACTCTTCAGTACAATAA
- a CDS encoding YfbR-like 5'-deoxynucleotidase, which translates to MGIHAYFRSLNELERIIRCPGKFKFEEHSVSAHSWKVVQYAKTLADIEEKHGVTVDWKKLYEITSSHDYGEIFIGDIKTPVKHSSMELRKLIQQVEEGMVQHFIEEHIPEDFKAIFRQQLREGKDESVEGLILEVADKMDQVYEAFAELQRGNTEKEFIVMYRNALVKIKHIELHCVDYFLNEILPDMVNEESLSPIDIKRITEEALAL; encoded by the coding sequence ATGGGAATTCATGCGTATTTTCGATCACTCAATGAATTAGAACGTATTATTCGTTGCCCGGGTAAATTTAAGTTTGAAGAACACAGTGTATCTGCTCATTCGTGGAAAGTAGTACAATATGCCAAAACGCTGGCTGATATCGAAGAAAAACATGGTGTTACTGTCGATTGGAAAAAGTTATACGAGATTACTAGTAGTCATGATTATGGTGAAATTTTTATCGGAGATATCAAAACACCGGTCAAGCACTCTTCGATGGAACTACGTAAATTGATCCAACAAGTAGAAGAAGGTATGGTACAGCATTTTATCGAGGAACATATTCCGGAAGATTTCAAAGCGATATTCCGTCAGCAATTACGTGAAGGTAAAGACGAATCAGTCGAAGGTTTGATTTTGGAAGTGGCGGACAAAATGGATCAGGTCTATGAAGCTTTTGCAGAATTGCAACGTGGAAATACCGAAAAAGAATTTATCGTCATGTATCGCAATGCACTCGTCAAAATCAAGCATATTGAATTACATTGTGTTGATTATTTTCTAAATGAGATTTTGCCGGATATGGTTAACGAAGAATCATTATCTCCGATTGATATCAAACGCATTACAGAAGAAGCACTGGCACTATAA
- a CDS encoding PstS family phosphate ABC transporter substrate-binding protein yields the protein MKRDRVDHFFASFGAILAILFLAVVGLVGVALFSNMQKFYIPFIIVIAGLMIIAVILSNIQPIARHRFFPIGVKLCLGLFVVIAIGYHVNRAYDQHLIVSEQDVNVDDYRPFADHSKVSTLDNPSTYTLSAQDQLPVLDGATALYPLYSAFVKAVYPAQDYEPDDAKSIVRITGTGKAYQRLINHNVDIIFAAAPSKEQQKSAQAKGLQLNMQPIGREAFVFFVHKNNPVHSLTSTQIKQIYTGEITNWKQVGGNDDPIRAFQRPEDSGSQAMLRRWMGDQQPMTPIVDDVASGMGGIIEQTADYRNYKNAIGYSFHYFATQMNANDDIRLLAIDGVYPDVASIRDEKYPIITPFYAITASSRKKDTTSSVNPNIQPFINWILSEQGQLLVKKTGYFPIR from the coding sequence TTGAAAAGAGACAGAGTTGATCATTTTTTTGCAAGCTTTGGAGCTATTTTAGCTATACTATTTCTAGCTGTTGTAGGATTGGTGGGAGTTGCACTATTTAGCAATATGCAAAAGTTTTATATCCCTTTTATTATAGTGATCGCAGGTCTTATGATTATCGCAGTCATTCTTAGCAATATTCAGCCGATTGCTCGCCATCGCTTTTTTCCAATAGGGGTCAAGCTTTGTCTGGGATTGTTTGTTGTGATTGCTATTGGATATCATGTGAATCGTGCTTATGATCAACATCTGATTGTGAGTGAACAAGATGTAAATGTAGATGATTATCGTCCGTTTGCAGATCATAGCAAAGTATCAACACTGGACAACCCTTCTACCTATACATTGTCTGCTCAGGATCAATTACCGGTGCTTGATGGTGCAACTGCTTTATATCCACTCTACTCTGCATTTGTCAAAGCTGTCTATCCTGCTCAAGATTATGAGCCTGATGATGCGAAAAGTATTGTTCGGATTACAGGGACAGGCAAAGCATACCAACGCTTAATCAATCACAATGTAGATATAATCTTTGCTGCTGCTCCATCCAAAGAACAGCAGAAATCAGCTCAAGCTAAAGGATTACAATTGAATATGCAACCGATTGGGCGAGAAGCTTTTGTATTTTTTGTACATAAAAATAATCCTGTACATAGTCTGACTTCTACACAGATCAAGCAGATTTATACCGGTGAAATTACCAACTGGAAGCAAGTAGGTGGCAATGACGATCCCATCCGAGCATTTCAACGTCCTGAAGATAGCGGAAGTCAAGCAATGTTACGACGCTGGATGGGTGATCAGCAACCGATGACTCCGATTGTCGATGATGTGGCTTCAGGAATGGGCGGTATTATCGAACAGACCGCAGATTATCGTAATTACAAAAACGCAATTGGCTATTCGTTTCACTATTTTGCAACACAAATGAATGCCAATGATGATATCCGTCTACTCGCTATAGATGGTGTGTATCCAGATGTAGCATCAATTCGGGATGAGAAGTATCCGATTATTACTCCTTTTTATGCGATTACTGCTTCGTCTCGTAAAAAAGATACAACATCTTCGGTCAATCCCAATATTCAACCTTTTATAAATTGGATTTTATCCGAGCAAGGTCAGCTATTGGTGAAAAAGACAGGATATTTTCCGATTCGATAA
- a CDS encoding YdcF family protein: MIYIIKFLYSFVLPPGLFLVLLFGIVVWLWRSQFNVAMVLLAITVLLYISSISIVSNFLIGSLERQYPQPTIAELQGDVIVVLGAGASKGTPDIDGTGNMYGSAGNRLITAARLHRITGLPILFSGGQVFSDSGNEADIAKRQLLGMGVEESKLMVENRSLNTAQNANNTAVILKEKGLSHPILVTSGFHLPRSVMQFKRVGLTVQPFPTDYWVSQPSSMYFSKFYPSASAMSSTATAIKEYLGMLAVKIKN; this comes from the coding sequence TTGATTTATATTATTAAGTTTTTGTATAGTTTTGTGCTTCCTCCCGGACTTTTTCTAGTATTATTATTCGGTATTGTAGTCTGGTTATGGAGAAGCCAGTTTAATGTAGCGATGGTGTTACTCGCTATTACTGTATTGTTATACATATCTTCGATTAGCATTGTTAGTAATTTTCTGATTGGTAGTCTAGAACGTCAATATCCACAGCCCACTATTGCTGAACTTCAAGGAGATGTGATCGTTGTACTGGGTGCTGGAGCTTCCAAAGGTACACCTGATATCGATGGTACTGGTAATATGTATGGATCAGCAGGCAACCGTCTGATTACAGCTGCACGTCTACACCGGATTACAGGGTTACCGATTTTATTTTCAGGTGGTCAGGTTTTCTCAGATAGCGGTAATGAAGCTGATATTGCGAAGCGCCAGCTTTTAGGCATGGGTGTAGAAGAAAGTAAACTTATGGTCGAAAATCGTTCACTTAATACCGCTCAGAATGCTAACAATACCGCTGTTATATTAAAAGAAAAAGGATTGTCGCATCCGATATTGGTCACCTCTGGGTTCCATCTGCCACGCTCTGTGATGCAGTTCAAGCGTGTAGGATTAACGGTGCAACCTTTTCCAACCGATTATTGGGTAAGTCAGCCTTCGTCAATGTATTTCAGCAAATTTTACCCGTCAGCAAGCGCAATGTCTTCTACGGCTACAGCGATCAAAGAATATCTAGGTATGCTAGCTGTAAAAATAAAAAACTAA
- a CDS encoding alpha/beta hydrolase, translating to MKVCLLIHGFTGGEHEVSPLAEYLEAQGYTVKMFTLQGHGGSKADLRNATRLDWIDSAEVELQQLLTTYPKIHLIGFSTGSLIAAHLVVKYPNHICSLTMLSTPVFPLNPQQIIRTLYQWPMVKAYIRNLFVVPSKATREFYRIVHESFTIYPHIKIPALIVQGDQDHLVKMKSASYLAEHIGTPDTRVIIVPKSGHLVCYAERKSDFFAAVQVWIDTHHFTSPQS from the coding sequence GTGAAAGTATGTTTGCTTATCCATGGGTTCACAGGAGGAGAACATGAAGTCTCTCCGTTAGCCGAATATTTAGAAGCGCAAGGATATACTGTCAAAATGTTTACCTTACAAGGGCATGGTGGCAGTAAAGCGGATCTTAGAAATGCCACTCGTCTTGATTGGATCGATAGTGCTGAAGTTGAATTACAGCAATTGCTAACTACATATCCTAAAATACACCTGATCGGCTTTTCAACAGGGTCATTAATTGCGGCTCATTTAGTGGTGAAATATCCGAATCATATTTGCTCGTTGACAATGTTATCGACGCCTGTGTTTCCATTAAATCCGCAGCAGATTATTCGAACACTGTATCAATGGCCGATGGTGAAAGCTTATATCCGTAATTTGTTTGTTGTGCCTTCTAAAGCAACACGTGAATTTTACCGGATTGTTCACGAATCATTTACGATCTATCCTCATATCAAAATCCCTGCACTTATTGTACAGGGAGATCAAGATCATCTTGTTAAAATGAAAAGCGCTTCTTATCTAGCAGAACATATAGGCACACCGGATACCAGAGTGATTATTGTACCTAAAAGTGGACATTTAGTCTGTTATGCAGAGCGTAAAAGTGATTTTTTTGCAGCTGTTCAAGTCTGGATCGATACTCACCATTTTACGTCTCCACAGTCATAA
- a CDS encoding VanZ family protein, with translation MYQSYLFPIAYAFIAFPFVAALFTLPFLIVQYRKYGYIHKVRAITLYLLLLYLMNAFFLVILPLPSSRHNPALANGDLQLLPLQFVYDFLKETSVSFAHPSTYWHMFVERAFLQVIFNILLTIPFGMFLRYYFRVRWVNGLILSFLLSLFFETTQLTGIYGIYDHAYRIFDVDDLLCNTLGGMLGFMIAEWIAKRLPRIEHLDLHIDRSSKRVSYTRRAVAFMIDLFIWYTLMILLTLNDVPVPFWISSSIYYILIPYWTHGITVGKWIVRIYVSSTHPDHSRVSLLALTIRYGLLYWVFLGLNNILSDTIVLPDIHTFWRALCSLLLFVIDISFLMHLMSCFFRKGSLLFYEKLSHTKQHIQWPELEQPSADTQNKPNS, from the coding sequence ATGTATCAATCTTATCTGTTTCCGATTGCCTATGCTTTTATCGCGTTTCCGTTTGTAGCTGCCTTATTTACATTGCCATTTCTGATTGTACAGTATCGCAAATATGGTTATATTCACAAAGTACGTGCGATTACACTTTATTTGTTGTTACTGTATCTGATGAATGCTTTTTTTCTGGTGATTTTGCCTTTACCTTCTTCACGTCATAATCCAGCATTGGCTAATGGTGATCTACAATTGTTGCCATTGCAATTTGTATATGACTTTTTGAAAGAAACGTCGGTTTCGTTTGCGCATCCTTCTACTTACTGGCATATGTTTGTCGAGCGAGCTTTTTTACAAGTGATCTTTAATATTTTGCTGACTATACCGTTTGGGATGTTTTTGCGTTATTACTTTAGAGTGCGCTGGGTTAATGGATTGATCTTATCGTTTTTATTATCGCTTTTTTTCGAAACGACTCAATTGACCGGAATCTATGGTATTTATGATCATGCTTATCGGATATTCGATGTGGATGATTTACTATGTAATACGCTAGGCGGTATGCTTGGATTTATGATTGCAGAATGGATTGCGAAGCGTCTACCCCGTATTGAACATCTAGACCTGCATATTGATCGCTCCAGTAAGCGTGTATCGTATACTCGCCGTGCTGTTGCTTTTATGATTGATCTATTTATCTGGTATACATTGATGATCTTGCTGACACTTAATGATGTTCCTGTTCCTTTTTGGATATCTAGTAGTATTTACTATATTCTTATTCCTTATTGGACACATGGAATTACGGTAGGAAAATGGATCGTCCGTATCTATGTAAGTAGCACACATCCTGATCATTCGAGAGTGTCTTTGCTAGCTTTGACGATTCGGTATGGTCTGCTGTACTGGGTATTTCTTGGGCTCAATAATATTCTTAGTGATACGATTGTTTTGCCAGATATTCATACTTTTTGGCGTGCGCTATGTAGTCTACTTTTATTTGTAATCGATATTAGTTTTTTGATGCATTTAATGTCTTGTTTTTTCCGCAAGGGATCATTGTTATTTTACGAAAAGCTCAGTCATACCAAGCAACATATTCAATGGCCAGAGTTAGAGCAACCTTCTGCTGATACCCAAAACAAACCAAATAGTTAA
- a CDS encoding iron-hydroxamate ABC transporter substrate-binding protein, with protein sequence MNRKTAYSATAILLSLVLLLSACSSSTSTTAPATSTENTATTESTATERTLTDAIGNKVTVPANPQRILASYLEDPLVALGVTPVAQWAIGEGNTQGYLQKQLANVPPIDSTLPYEAVLNTNPDLILMDSAEMVAGDKYAQYNQIAPTYVVGKAQNNDWRQELLTIGDVLGKSDQAKKVLADYETKAKSAKEQLQQQIGSESAAALWVTGKSIYVVSRNLSSGDVLYNDLGLTAPAVVEEISKSGEANWQAISLEKLTDLDADYLFLINSTEKSKEEITSPAVWQNIPAVKKGHVYDFSADSSWLYTGAIANGQMIDDVLASVLKK encoded by the coding sequence ATGAATCGAAAGACTGCTTACTCTGCAACAGCTATTTTATTAAGTCTGGTGTTACTATTAAGTGCTTGTTCTTCAAGTACATCTACAACAGCACCAGCAACAAGTACTGAAAACACAGCCACTACAGAATCAACTGCTACAGAACGGACATTAACAGATGCGATCGGTAACAAAGTCACTGTACCTGCTAATCCGCAACGTATACTGGCTTCTTACCTTGAAGATCCTCTTGTAGCTCTAGGCGTTACACCTGTTGCTCAATGGGCAATTGGTGAAGGCAATACACAAGGTTATTTGCAAAAGCAGTTAGCTAACGTTCCACCGATTGATTCTACACTTCCTTATGAAGCTGTGCTGAATACCAATCCTGATCTGATCTTGATGGATAGCGCAGAAATGGTAGCTGGCGATAAATATGCGCAATACAATCAGATTGCTCCTACGTATGTAGTCGGCAAAGCGCAAAACAACGATTGGCGTCAAGAGTTACTAACGATTGGCGATGTACTTGGCAAAAGCGATCAAGCTAAAAAAGTATTAGCTGATTATGAGACCAAAGCCAAATCCGCCAAAGAACAATTGCAACAGCAAATCGGTAGCGAGTCTGCTGCGGCTCTATGGGTAACTGGCAAAAGTATCTATGTAGTCAGTCGTAATTTATCCAGTGGAGATGTACTTTATAACGATCTAGGCTTAACCGCTCCTGCGGTGGTAGAGGAAATTTCCAAATCAGGAGAAGCGAACTGGCAAGCGATTTCGTTAGAAAAGTTAACAGATCTGGATGCTGATTATTTATTTTTGATTAATAGTACCGAAAAGTCTAAAGAAGAAATCACTAGCCCTGCGGTATGGCAAAACATCCCTGCTGTTAAAAAAGGGCATGTGTACGATTTTAGCGCTGATTCTAGCTGGTTATATACAGGTGCTATTGCGAACGGTCAAATGATCGATGACGTGCTTGCAAGTGTACTGAAAAAGTAA